AGGATAGCTGCTGACAAGACCACGCTGGCTGCCGAACGGATCCTCTTGCAACATCTGCCCAAGAACGCTCCTTCATCGCACCCTCCACACCCTGCGCAGCAGATCCCCCAACCTTCCCCGCCCCCGGTCGAGCCGAAGCCCCCTTCCGAGGTTCCATACACCACTCTTCCTATACTGTTCAACCCCCACACCAGGTGTTTGGGAGAATGCCCCACCCTCCGCACGGGAATTGGCGCACCTAGGTAAGCCTCTTTGATAGAATCCAGACACGCCATTCATTTTGAATATATTAGGCACACAATTCACATTCACACGTGATGCGCCGGTGCATAGAAAAGCCTCGAACAACGACTACAACGTAGacacataaatatatttatttgcacataatttatattattcaaaataatGGAATGGCCAAAGGCGAGTCCTTCCAAAGCTGTAGTATGATTAAACAGCCTGCAAACATCACGCTTGTAGCGAGACAGCACCCAGCGACTGCGTCAGGGCCTCATGCTtccaaaggaaaggaaaagaaaaggtcataattaataaaaagaaatcgGGTTGCCATTATTCCACTGGAGACCATAATTGCAAATAATGTAGCAGTTGATCTAGTCTACCTGCACTCCACCGAATGCACATGGCGTTGCACCAACCATTCAGGTGGAGACGTATGGATGTTCAGCTGGGGCCCGCAACTGAGGAGAGCGGGAAGTTTCGCGGGACTGACACGACCAAGGCACCGCACGTTTCGCGATGTCACCGTAAGCAATCTGGTCTCTTTTATTTGTCACTTATATAAAGTGGGGTGCATTTTTTTAGGGAGACCTTGACCCCCTCTCGAGGCCCGAGGCTTTCTTTGGTGCTCCCGCGGGGCCCAGCGGTCGAGTGGTGTGGCTTCTCAGCGTCACTATGACATCGCTGGCACATCGGTCGCACCTCATTGGCTTCAAGTTCTTTTTTCTGATACAAATTGGGTTCAAACTGTCGGTTGCTGATGATTCCCTCAAAAGCCTACTTAAaggatttttatttcatttccgACTTCTTTCAGAGCTACAAAAACGTGTTTATTACTAGATTTTAGTAGTAAGATTATCTCTGTTTGTGTCGGCTCCTTCATCAGCTATATTTGAtaaaattttacttttagattaagaactaaaataaataaactGTATTTGTTTAAGAAAGAAATAGATATAAAGACCGATAGAATAACAAGTATACGCATTCAAGATCTTGTAAGACAATACATGATGTTccataaaatagaaataaaaagctTTCATGTCATAtatgatataaaatatttttaaaaatattacttataaaaataaaaagaactaGTAATTTAACATACCTATTATTTAGGcttgttttacaaaagattggtAACTTTATCGTGCTATTTATGGGTTTTGTATATCTCAATTTTCAAAAATCTTGAGAAAATATACTATATTAAACGCTAACCTGAGCAGATGAATGAAGCGGCAAATGCATGAAAACTATGTTTCAGGAATAGGCGATGAGGCTGTGCCTAATTTGCcctcaaaaaattgaaaaattatggccaaattattattatatgtaaaaatattgagtaaatgcaagaaaacgactaaaatttgtattaaaatcattaaaaaaacataagaaatcttttttttattttatcatgAATTTTCTTGGAACTAGGATAAAATAATAGGCGAAATTATTGACTAGAGAGGGAGCAGAATTGAGGTCATTAAAACGTAACCTCCAGTGACATCACCAATATAGGCGATGGCCAGCCTCCAATATCAACGGAATCCTGTCTCCAACTTGAAAGCGATAGGAATAAATTTCTGCAAGACCTCCAAGCATCGAGTCTCCGTCTCACGATATTTGGTTGTTTACAGCTCACAAATTTCTCCCGAAAATCTTCTCAGAGAACGCACTTTGGGTTTGAGAATTGAGGGGggcttcctttctctctccttctatATTTCTTTATTCCTTTGGAAGACTAAGTGTAGAAAAATTTTGCAATGCCCTCCTTTCTCCTCTcctagagagagaggagaagccGACGCCAACCACTTTCCCAGCGGCACCGCAACGAAGACGCCGTCAGATGGAGTCCCGGAAGCGGAAGCGGGCGGCGGACGGCTTGGAAGATGGCAGCCCGACGAGATCACGGTGCGGCGAGGACGACGGCCGGGAGGTGACGGACGGCGAGGTGGAGGAATTCTTCGCGATCATCCGCCGGATGAACGATCTGTCTCGGTGCTTGGCCTTCGCTGGCGTTGGTGGCGAGACTGGGTGCCTTAGGCCAGCGGCGGATGGACGGAGGGTCGCGAGGCAGTGGAGCCCAACGTTCGTGTGGGAGGACTTCGCGGGGACCGCCGCCGGAAAGGACGACTGCTGGAAGGGCCGTTCGACTGCGGTGGCGGCCGAGGGGGAGGAGAGAGTGGCGGATAACGGGACCCCGCGTTTCTTCGATCTCAACGCCGAGCCGGAGCCGGAGCCGGAAGGCCTCGTGGTCGCGTGCCCACGCGGTGAGTCTACCGCCTCACGCCGCGCCCCTGCGCCTGCCTAACGGTTCGGTACCCCCTCGAGCCAAATTCTTGATCTAGCCGAGCTTGGGCTAAGTGTTTCTAATTATAATTTACCTGAAATAATAGACATTAGACGGTTCGCAAGGTGCGTAGCGACGGCAGAGACGTAGTTTTATATTGTATAATATACACTGTTTCCTTCCATGTTAATGCTATCTACTTATAtggcaaaataaaaataaacaataaaGCGGGAGATCGAAGACATGAAGACCAGAAGTAAGGATGGGTGGGCGAATTCGTATCAGCCCGTACACCGGAAATCAAACTATCTGATGATGAAATTGAGGAGATTTTATTACATGGTTTCCTTATGATGTTCTGAAATGTATCTACTGAAGCTAGGTTGGATTTTCTCATGCTTGCTTGCATGTTGCTCGATTGTTGACTTCCATTGCGGTAAAAATGGTGAAATAGAAAAGATGGATGGGAGAAGGGGAAGGAAAAGCTCTTTTTTCCTTCAGCAAAACTATAGTTGAAGGAACAAAAATTCTTATTTCGATATTCCATTTCcctattattttcttttggtgtctAGATTCTTGGTTGAACCTTTTCTAAAAGCTCTAAATGGGTGATACTGGAGAGGTCTTGTATATAAAGTGGCCAGAGTACACCATGTGAGATATCTCTGCTAAATTTGCAATTTAATCTGTAACATCTAATTACATGTTATACGACTGCATGATAAATATCAAAAGGACGCAAGAAAGTTCAGATCACCTAAGCGACAGGAAAAAATAAACTCATAAGACATGACAATTACATGATTATAAGCATATTTGAATGTTTGGAACTTGGGAACTAGAGGTGTGGATTTGTTCTATCTCTTGGATTTGCTTTCCCGACGACACGGTAAAGAAATATAttgtggggaggggagggggccttgaatttagtcccacatcggctagtagcagaaaggttccgtgccttaaatggggggtggaaattctttcctctcgagggcccttttgtgggacaaaaccgtgaggagggctccgggtacgctcgacccccaaagcggacaatacctcgggaggaacgcggtcctctttctctgctagcttaatgtgggctaggcTGTTGCGCGAGGCTCCGGTCGAAGGTCGTCCCCGCAACAAAATATATGTTAGATATGCTTTTAGTATTGGATTGCTAGAAAGAAGAGAACCACTCCTTTTTTCTACTAATATTTTTCAATTAGATATCTTTGTAAAGGAAAACGAAATTCCAAGTACACAAAATGCAGAGTACAAAATTCCTTCGAGTTTAGAAATTTTGTCCGCTACATTGTTCTAGTTTCCCACCATACAAATGGCCAAGATGATTAATTttcttataatttttattttccaagatAATCTTTCAAGCAATCGAACAAGTCCTAGTGCCTTCAATACAAGTATAGAACTCTTTCTATGCGAAGGCAATCAAGTTGCTGGTGGCTCGGTTGCTCTCAAATATCGAGTCCTCCTTtgacttttctttcttctatgaTATCCCTCCTATTTCTTCATTTGTGTTAGGATATCAGCTGATGATCCTCTTCAAGATGGTCTCGACCCTCTTgtaaagcaaaaagaaagacagaaataaagaaacaaagaaagaaccTTTGCAATATAAAATCTactttatgtttattttatacAAGTGTATATCATATTCATTGATTTACTTATTGCAAAATAGTCCATTTTGAGCTTCATTGGATCATCATATGCCACCTCAAATGAATGCACGCCTGCACATGTAATACACATCAATAGACAcatacagatatatatatatatatatagttgttATGTGGGTTAGGGCCGGAATGATGTTCCGGtgaatatatttaattatttatacaAAATAAAATTAGTGAATTGCCTTGCAgtttttttctagttttgttgAAATCGAAGGATGCATAAGGTGGTTGGCCAACCATATAAGCAAGGAGAGATTTAGTTGGTGCAAACCATCAGCTTGGAAACTCAATGTTTGATTACCCCCCATGCATCGCAACCATAGCTGCAAGTTATACTAATCAGACTCGTAAACAGTTGGGTGATCTAAGTCGTGCCATCTAAAAAGTCTGACTCCTATCAATTAAAGTTGAAGAATTGGCTTAGTCCAGTCCAGGCCAACCGAGCTGGGTCAGGGCCTGTGCACCATAATGAAACTGCAACCTTGTCATGTGCTTGGAGCTTGAGAAAGCCGAACCCCATGTCCAGGTGTTTCCCAGGCAAAATTCCAGGCTACATTCACTACTTGAAAAGCTTCACCTAAAATGAAACTGGTGGATGGTTTCTTTCCCACTCGAAATAAATGAGGATCCTTACATGGAATTAAGAGGCGGACCACTTGTCCCATGAGATAGGGTCGACTTACATGTTTTGCCGGTGAAAGGGTTGATGATCTAGATATGTTTCACGGAAGACACATAAAAAACTATATATTTATGTTCACCAAACTCACAAGTTGGATATGCGAATAGTAGCTATTGGGCACATGAGGAAAAGTATCCAAAGAAATTTCTTCCTATGACCAAATATTAGCACTTGGGAAAGTACACAAATGTAGATGTACACAACCAGACTCGCAACATAGTTAGAAAGATGAGGGGGGAAATACTAGATAAATATTTTGAGGGGAAAATTTCTGATATATCAACCAAATATCAGTCGATCATTAGAACTTTATCCTAAACAATAATCTCCGTGTAATAACGCAAACTACTCTTAAGAGACAATTCGACCTACGACCGTTCTCgaaataattaatataaattttatccTATGAGAGCTTcagcacaaaaaaagaaaaagaaaaaaaaagaaaacgggggaat
This is a stretch of genomic DNA from Phoenix dactylifera cultivar Barhee BC4 chromosome 9, palm_55x_up_171113_PBpolish2nd_filt_p, whole genome shotgun sequence. It encodes these proteins:
- the LOC113463561 gene encoding protein NEGATIVE REGULATOR OF RESISTANCE-like, whose amino-acid sequence is MESRKRKRAADGLEDGSPTRSRCGEDDGREVTDGEVEEFFAIIRRMNDLSRCLAFAGVGGETGCLRPAADGRRVARQWSPTFVWEDFAGTAAGKDDCWKGRSTAVAAEGEERVADNGTPRFFDLNAEPEPEPEGLVVACPRGESTASRRAPAPA